The Cydia amplana chromosome 10, ilCydAmpl1.1, whole genome shotgun sequence DNA window ACCCTGAGTTCTAAGCTGAACGCGCTCGTTGTGCGGTCTGCTCTCAAGCCGTCGTATAAGTAGATATCTGATAGCAGTCGTAAGCTTTCTTCATGCGCTGCCTCTGCAGAAGGTGCGTCTCTGAAATATATATAGCCCTGAGCCACCTCATCGGCGCCTTCCCCGCTAAACACTACCGTAGTGTCAGTTTTCTCCTTTATATACTTTGACAATAGATACATAGGAATGCTCGCGCGGATCGTGGTAATGTCAAATGTTTCAAGATGATAGATCACGTTGTCTAAGGCTTCTCGTACGTCATTCTCATCAAATTGGACTTCATGGTGCTCTGTGCCTAAATGATCCGCTACGATTCGAGCCGCAGCTAAATCTGGGGAATCTCCCATTCCTATCGCaaatgtttgtattttgtatggcagTTTGCATTCTTTCGCGAGTTTAACCACCAAAGCAGTGACTAGCGAAGAATCCAGTCCACCACTGAGGAAGCACCCGATTCGACGATCCGACATCAATCTCTTGCAGCAGGCTGCTTCTAGTAAATGTGCCGTTTTCTCGTGAACATTCATTTTTTCCAGAACACTTGCTGGGACATACGGTTTATAATTTAGGGACATTCCCGGCTTGAAAAATTTCTCCGTATGATCCAATTTTACCTTACCGCCCTCAAGCATACTCCAAATTTGGAAATGGCCGGGTGGAAATGGTTCTAATATCGCCGTTTCACTGGCGGATTCTTTGATTCCGACTAACCCTTTAGCTTCTGAGCAGATGCCCATGGTACCGCTCTCTGGGTCATGGAAGCGGAACATCGGGCGGACACCGTATGGGTCTCTGGCTAAGTAAATTTTCCTTTGCTCGCCATCAACCAGACAGAAGACGAATTCCGCGTCAAGCCTCCTAACGGCCTCAGCGATGCTGAAGTTGTGGTACAAGTGGATGATGGCCTCGACGTCGCAGTTTGTCTCGTAGGGGAAATCGTGTTCGGTTTGCAGGAGTTTGCAGTTAAAGATTTCGCCGTTGCAGATGAGGGTGGTGCGGGGGTAGCGGTGCAGTTTCATGGGCTGCATGCCGTGTAGGCCGTCGACGATGGCGATGCGACTGAAGCCCAGCAGCGCGCCGGGCTCTCGTGCGTCTTGCTCGACGCGCCACGCGTCCGGCCCGCGGTGAGTAATCGCGGCGAAGCACTTGATGCATTTTAGGTTCACCCCGTCCTTGGCTCCGAATATCGCCCAAATTCCGCACATTTTTGTGATCTGAAATCAATAAATAGATGTAATgtagtttagtcacagaaaacAGGGTTGGTCTGTGAGTTTAGGTGAGTTTAGTccttacttaggtacctaatatcgtATAAGTAAATACTAAGAAATAGGTATCTTAGAAtgctttcaaataaaaatatatatgcgcgtcgacttgagaacctcctccgtttttttcgtcggttaaaaacagGTCTAAATAACGAAAGTGTAAACAAGTAAGGGCTGCTGCCCTTCAGCTAAGGAGCTGAATAAAAATCAGGATAAAAAGGGTcacaataagtaaataaaagggCCGGGCCGCCAAGTTTTTAGATTTAATATCGAGATGAAATACACTTTCCCTTTTTCATTTACAAGTACCTACTCTCAACAACAAAAACGTaaatttcaaatataattatttccTCCGCTTCCTTATGTTCATAGGAAACTCACGCGAATAACGTTAATATTTGACatagggcggacacgccatacatcaaaaatcatttgcgtttatatgtgtgcacggcacgtctgtacacgcgtcattgtgtatgtgtgggtaatacgctttactgagagcacgccagaagtccgccagattcaagtcgcggggcgaggtaatgcgagtcggggcgggcggggcggtgcgtggccgttctgtatgttaatactagagtcagaccagtGAGTCGTGTCACAAAAAAAACGCGGGAATTTCAGTacaaaccgcacctggcaataaaattactatagctggtcaagcagatcttgtcagtagaaaaaggcggcaaatttgaaaaatgtaggcgcgaagggatatggtcctatagaaaatttgaatttcgcgcctttttttactgacaagatttggttgaccagctatataatatgaaattaaatgacagcttgaaactggcagcttatttgataggaaaaaagttgccataataatataaagaattaaaaaaaaaatagcttgTGACACGACTCACTGGTCGGACTCTATTactttattctgtgctattgaTGTGCTACTATACtaggtcaaccaaatcttgtcagtaaataggaacaaaaaaaactatactcatccttttcttttgggtgctagtactagtgttagacaaagacagtatgattctctctgtctatgtttgaaatcaaacagacctttgacacactatataaaaCTAATTATATTATCTAGATTTTGGTTGGCAAAACTTCGGGCAGTGAACCCAAATGTAAATTTCAtaaaaaacaataggtacttcggtataataaatatatagggTAGGTATCTTCGAAAACATGTaataggtgcgttagttttcgtccaactctagttttcgtccacttgacgaaatctGAATAtgtataaacctacattgctgtacaaatttgtacgtattgcaatccttagtataaaaacaatatatctatctacataaaaattatatttcgcaagtataaaattaaaaatcaaatatattatttgctaacctgtcaagtggacgaaaactagagcatggacggaaactagcgcaatgaccctatgcATTTTGTCCTAAATACCTTTACCCTATGATTTGCGATTATTATTTGGTTAAATATTAGTCTGATTTTAGAGTTataggtagagttagaccaagataagtctgcaacgattttgatagcacacgcagtgcaagtgttatgtatacgtcataatttcatagaagtttgacgtttaaaataacacttgcactgcgtctgctatcaaaatcgttgcagacttgtcttggtctaactctaaacgaAGAAAAATTATAACCATGCAATAATTAAACATCAATTAATAAAAAACTGTTAGCTTCAATACGGCACCAATATTTCATTTCCTACCTAATCACTTTGATTTTATAGATTGCATTCAGTAGGGACTATTGATTATACTGAAATTATTTAATTGAAAACACTTACCTGTATCAATCTGTTGATTCGATGtttcttcaataaaattttACGTTAAAACAGCGGCCACCGGCTTTGGCACCTCAACGAAGACTAGACGTGGATACCCGTTTTCCCGCTAGCACTTTTATTACACTGTGATGGAATAAAACCTTCTTATTGACCAATCGACTTTTAGTTTGATCCTTTTCATAACCCAGTGGAAGAAAAGAGACAATACTATACTGACATAGTTCAGTTTTAACCGGGCGGAATGGTTGAACCAcgtgttaaaattaaaaataacctgGTGTTCTGAACCGTAAATGCGTAGAAATAAAATAGGATTTTGTGTTTATGCAGACTTCAGTTGACAGACACTGTGTCTGGATCTGTTCTGTTGTGACTGTTGTGAGATGTTAATCCTTCAGAAATACGAAGATTATGGTTATTGTCATTTGATGAGGGACAAACATGAGTCGCGCCGTGAAAGAAAGAGTTGGGTTATTAGTCGAGGTGTATTTGATTTAGCTGGGTTATAATATTCTGCCATCCATGTGGCATGTTGCATCATCGTGTTGTATGTGTTGAATTGACTGCGCATGCGTGACCGTgtgttatctatatatataaaattgaaaaaccagaacgggataaaaaacgagggaagaagcgagatggcgccttacaaatttctaaaaaagtttttgacacgTTTCTCGAATACCACGCACGTATGAtaagaaaaaactgtttaaatctattatctaaatatgagaatagaactagagcataaaaactatcgctttcgatgcgtatttaatttacaataagcaaaagaaattttcataacaatcTTCATTTTACGATGATCGGCCATTTTCGGCAACTCTCGGTTGGTTTCGTTTCGGTGGTGCTACAGACAACATTATTTGATGTGGTGCTACAGACATACCAAATGATTTTGTTTGTCATGTTGGTATACAGTTATTGCGGCGTTTTATTAcacgaagtaaaataaaaagtgatgTCAACCTCAACCTTAGTCTATGCGGTCTATGCCCATACGAGTGACTTATGCCATATATGACTAATATGACTTATCAAtaatatcaatcaaattagtatTATCGTATGATTATcgtgttaataatttgtatttaattgttatacatttctttttgagTTATATTATTCAGATTGACTTTTCACGGCTTCGGCAAACATTGCCATTCGTCCGGGGAACGGGCTGCCGAGATGGGCCAAAAATATAAAGTTGATAGCaattaagttatttaatatGAAGCCCATCAGTTCAAGGGATGGTGCCCGTAATAATGTGTGTATGATAATTATACTTTAATGACTTTACAGATATAACCAATTCGGGAACTGTTTTCTCGCGTAATACGATACGACTAGACCAGgtaggattttttcttcatgctgaacagtcaccatcagatatatcggagcggccgaggtattcacaaatatctgaacaatgtaaattataatgtagttgaagtgcatgttcagatatttttgagcgaccTTGGTGGCTCCGGTATATATCTAATGGAGACTACAAATTCATGAagcaaatgtacagtcagcatcaaataaatagtgaaggctaaagtagccaaatatatcgtaatataACTTTGTTGCATAGAAAGAAGGATGTGTTCCGTTATATTGGTGATGTATTTGGGCATTGGAGAGACCAAAGCGGCTAAGCGCTCAGTGGCTCGGATACGAGAGAATGGGAGAGGATCGTGCCGTGAAGAGAGCGTACTTGGGACAACGAAATGGGAGACGCCCGATTGGACGTCCTACAGGTATCGCTGGAACGACGTAGTTGCTCAAGATCTGCTCAACCTCGGCCATGGCGACTGGCGAGAGCTATCGCAAGACCGGGAAACATGGCGTGatctggtgtcggaggccaggaCTCACTTTGGGTCGTTGCGTCTTGCGTCACCGTAGCCGTCGTaagtaatgtcaatatccagacaaGGAAATGGGGACTacttacgtttgtatgaaaatacgATTTATGGGCGGTGGTTTTTGCAATTgggcttataaaaataaataataattttgttgaaacaagttttaaataaatacctacgtagatgaaaaaatacaatcttGCCTTTTATCAAATCACATCATTTTTTGAGAAATTTGCGAATAAAGTTATCCAAATAACGGTTATAAATAAGAAGTCCCTATCACAGTTATAAACCCTGGCAGGGTTCAATACATCATAATATCGGTATCTAACTAAACATAAGACAAACTCTTTACTTCATTTACGCGAGCGGAGCTGCGGGCCCGTCTAGTTGGATATAAATGGCGGGTCCCATTTCAATGACCGGTTTCAATTTAACACTATGGATTTATGAAGTATATTTTTACCGTCTGTGGGATGGGTTTTTATTTTAGTCCTATGTAAAGTAGATAGATTTCTTTAGATATTTGAAAGTTCATAACATTCGGACACCTTAAAAAtatctacttaaatatattataggttcctacctacctacacccACCTACACAAAATAATGTGAATTGTATAGttttagtgtagtgtagtgctCACATAGCAGCAAACGACTgagctgccggcctagccaaggtgacaatcgctatcgcttcgacaacgaaacgctttatgtctctctatcactcattCGTATTAGTGCGAGAGTGACAGTgtcgtttcgatcgctacggagcgtaagcgattggtatGTTGGCTACACggtcagattttgataaatgagGTTTTTGATGAATTAATTACCTATTCGTTTTTATGGCCACCCCGTGACTGCTGCATTCTCATCGACTTTGAAAAATATTAAGCGAGTTATAGTTAGGTATTGCTATAACtgatacaaaacaaaacaatattttaattgattaagtacctatacaaaaattacttattaaacGTATCGAGAATTGTGAGATCAGTGAAATATTAAGATCTATTATAGTACCAATCTAAAGTCACTAAAGTGGTTTTAGCATACCTAGGGTACCTAGCATGGCGATACGTTGGTTGCATTATTAAATGACGTAGGTACTTGACGTAGGCAATAGGCATACCTAAAAGACATACTTTTGATAAGCACCGTGCGCATGGTAGGcaacttccatatttatttctgtacctacgaagaaatctgttatcaTTGATAAATTTTGCAAGTCCATCCATCTTTAtcatactcgttgttaaacatgagcttgtctctttctctttcggtgtgcgggagttCGTTAACACGTGCTCATTTCTCGCTTTCCCAGTCGcgaccatggtctaataaaacatggtcttctcttcccagagtgtcacttgcctacgtcacaataacattgccactttatttcaacataacatgttacatgggtacattatatctatggttaataagttaaaatatttctttataattttaaaacgtagaccttcgctacgcttcgatCAATAAATAGGacttgtgcttaaaaataactggTATCATCtatgttattataataattatatggtGCTTTAttcaaatacagtcaaatacgcAATTAAGAGTGACATCGCCTGCTCCCGCAGCAATGCTGCTGCAGACGCTGCAGTTGCAACCAGAATGTAACCTTTATTTCAATGAAGGCCTTTGCAAATAGACCCACATGGTGAGCGGAAACGACCCTTTCCAGGAAACCTAAATgtatttgtttttgtccgtacatccaaaaacacattttaaacttGTACATAGGGTAAGAGCTTCCGCCCGCTACTACGTCCGCATAGAAATTGATTAAAATTTTCAACCACATGTTCACTTTAAAATATCGGTTAATTCCGAAAATCGCCCATAATTCCATCGAATTATGATGATGTAAGTGTATTTTTGGAATTACCGGACATTCTTAACTTTCTGGAACTTGCCCAACCGTACCGAAATCTAAATTTTGACGTTTTTGATTTGACGTGACGCCTCAGGctgtatggttgactggtagagagtGTGGTTAGGGTCTAAACCCTAGAGGATTAAGTCCATCGTgtcttactttttttaaatgtgccATAAAGTTTAAAACATAATAACAAAGTAAAGTCCTActtgacattaaagctctccaaagggcctcttcgtgttggatctatatccccacgcaagcctatcaaaaggcCGGGATTTATAGGTCCATGAACTCCAAAATGAAGTTACAGTCCCAAAAGAAGATAGCATTGTAATTTTAGTAGGAACTTTTTTCTGCTCACCGCGACAATAAATACCTACGCAAATAGAGCTGTCAGCATCTCATGATGGTGTCTCGTAAAGAGGCGAAACACGTGTCGAGTTCTGTACTTTTGGTGGcggtttgttatatttatttgcgtatttACTTTTGCGGTGGGAGGAAAGGGGGCAAACTTCCCAGTTTGGAACattaattgcatttaaaaatacGCAAGTACGTATagataacgggttagcactgattgactagCTCGTTATTATTTCGCGAGTAagtgttttaattaatatggaTTCCCGCAAACTACTGTCTGATtctattaattatatatttgaaatattgGATACCTTGACGCTAGTCTGCAATATCTCTTTTTGTTCTGAACAATAAATTTTACGGCAGTTACACTAAATCTCGCATTTACAACTAGACCACACGATTAGTTAGTAGTTACAGTACCGATAGGAAAATCCAATCCAATTTCGatcacataattattttcctaacCTCACTCTTGCTTCTACACAATGTTGAAAACGGAACTCTATGACCTTGCAGTTTAGGTTAATTATTCAATAAACTGGTTAGATAATGTAGGAAATTTGGAAAGAGCGCTTGGCCATCAGGACGGAGGTCTTTGTTTTAGAACACAAAAGCGTGCACCAGTATGCAAATTGGTACATCCGTTAGGGAGATAATGTTCAGCGCATGGATGTTATTAAGATTGCTTACCGAGCGAAAATCAACAGTTACAACATTCTAACTTTAGAAATCTAATCTTGGCTTGATATTACTCACAGTACATCGTACATCTCGATCGTACTTAAGTGCCTATGCCTAAGGGTGCGAGCGAAATGCGCTGCATAGTTTTCTTTCTGAAAAATATCTTAAGTGTTCGTAATAAATTGTGGATTTACAAATTCTTGTGATTAAGCCAGCAAAGTATTAGCCAGTGCTTTGTAAGCTATTGGAATACTCTGGCATGTAGTAAATAATGGTAAACGTGCCCGTTTTAATATCTAAACCAGGGTGCCTAATTGaatgttaattaaatgtagAACAGCGCAGATTAGAAAACTTTAGAGCACGTAATTCATAGTTGTGAGTAGTATATGTATCTTAACGCTTTCCGGTTACAGCGCTGGGTGTTACGGACGGCATACGTATGATCTATTACACTGACTTTTGTGACTTTCTAGAGTGGTTGGAAGCTCTCTGATACATTAAGGGTCATCTTATACATCTTACTAGTTAGGAAAGTAAgtgcagtaaattaaattaaattaaagcagTGAGTAAAAACATTTGTCTAAGGCGTTGCCGCTTGACACGTTTGTTCCTTGGACCGTACTAAGCTCATCATGCCCTAATAGCCACGAGTTTAACACTCGTCCTAGCCACGAGGTAAAAACCTGCGCGACGGCCATATCTACTGTCGCAAGCttcgcgcggcgcgccatatcttttgtttccttctaatttcctggctttacgccCCTTAAAAGTCTCAtgttgtcggtggagtatcttcgCTTCCTTTTACTTGCTCTTTGACTTTTTTGTACGACATGTCCCTCACTTTATCTTCCGCTTAATGGCCTTAATGTAACGGGGTTCGGGTTGTTTCTATCTCTCTTGAGGATAGCCTCCCCtccaaaaaagtttaaaaaaaagtggtcGTGTCAAATGTCCAATAATTTTTCCGCGTCCATTTTTAAATGGCTCTCCAGGATCACTTTCCTTTCTTGCTGATACATTAAATTACTTCAATTATACACAAGCGGCTAAAGTATCCGTTGGGTCcaatttttttacgttaacggCCGGGGACAAAACGGAATACATTATCTAGTTTTCGTGCAAAGAACAAAGGGTGTATAGTGTATCTAGATGAAAAATAACGATAGCAAGAAAACCCCACTGCTTATTTTTAAGAATAAAACCATGTGGTGATCATCGAAAATATGTGTACATACGGTGCAGATTAGataatattttttcaccacatcagcgggctcagcacggttccatttttatcgactatcactatgcccgtcactttcgcacttacatacttgttagaacgtgacaggcatggtgacaaacgataaaaatgcgaccgtgctactagggctgctcgtaaaggctctcttctTTCTTCAAAACCTAatagaaagttgcattttatccacaagattGGCaatggcaaagtaatttgatggAAATATTGAGTTGGTTCATATAattggcggatttgcagtcttgcAACCGTCATATAGGTTGCCGCTTCTAATACCTACCTGGTAgccctaggcccgggcctatTGGGCCTTAGGGTAAATCCGCCACTGATTCGTTGGAATttaagtgatgatgatgatgatgatttttagtgATACATTGagtaacattcatttggatttgatttgtaaagTTTTACGTTTAGACTCGCGAGCAAAGTTTGTTATGTTTAACCCTCGGGCTTTGAAAGCCTCACACCGCTTCCACTCTTCGAACCTCTCCAACCGCTTtcggttcaattttggaatgttGCGCTTGCTCGGTCATCAATATGAACACGAGGacttaaacaacaactttgcccccttgtaaaataaataactatgcgGCTgcctttaagtaggtacctgtgCAAAAAAATTGCCATGAATAAAATCGGACCCGTTAACATCTACCTGTTGCTCAATACCTAgaattaattgaataaataatacGTAGGAAGTTTAAAATAACTTACCATTCAAAACACTAGGGAGTGCAGTCAAGAGTGCTTTCATTAAGAGTTTATTGGTTCTGGGAAAATAATTACCGTTTCTCCCATTACAagatcaaatcaaattattcgTTCCAGTGAATCATTGTTTGAACCAAGAGGGCCCTTGTAGAAGTAGAAGGCATGTTTATATTTGCATTACCTACGCTTGGAGCCCAGGCGTATATATTAAACCAGGAAGGGAGCCAATTAGAACTTTAATAATACATTAggatacaagtgcgaattacctattcgcacatgtatcgtataACGTTTTATAGTGCATATAgttatatggccctttaaattttcgagcGTGCCTTTAACTATTACATTTTACGTGAGTTTGAAACTTATTAATATTACGTTTTATCATACCTCCCATACAACTTATCGAACGAgcaagcgaagcgaagcgaagttcttacattcgactttgaacacgcggctggttagcggcacgtcccggcatttcgatgtttttaagctgaactgtcagaagatagtttgatacacaataacttaagtaaatttgttctaatttaaatgaaattgggtaaacgtgtagtcgagggcattatattttagtcattaaattatgaataggctcgatcaaggggttattgagctaaaagagcttagaaggccaaaaagctgtttgtgaggtgtcttgctattctggtaattttatttgcaagaaagtaggtatgtttggtttggtatcaaatgaaagtgctcggcttaaacttttataatatcgtttttaaatttaccattttgaaataattagcaaaaaaaaataaacatagtaTTTGACTTTTGAcgggaaatatttcggcttaccacagatacaattttgtttttgttaaggCATCGCGcaacagatacagtttattttaatctctatggtggcaTAAGgccgtaacacactatcgcaccgcaccgcaaccttggtgcgtcgcacccataagtgagagcgatcgagaaacagatatctctttctcgctctcacttatgggtgcgacgcaccaaggacGCAGTGCg harbors:
- the LOC134651836 gene encoding asparagine synthetase [glutamine-hydrolyzing] gives rise to the protein MCGIWAIFGAKDGVNLKCIKCFAAITHRGPDAWRVEQDAREPGALLGFSRIAIVDGLHGMQPMKLHRYPRTTLICNGEIFNCKLLQTEHDFPYETNCDVEAIIHLYHNFSIAEAVRRLDAEFVFCLVDGEQRKIYLARDPYGVRPMFRFHDPESGTMGICSEAKGLVGIKESASETAILEPFPPGHFQIWSMLEGGKVKLDHTEKFFKPGMSLNYKPYVPASVLEKMNVHEKTAHLLEAACCKRLMSDRRIGCFLSGGLDSSLVTALVVKLAKECKLPYKIQTFAIGMGDSPDLAAARIVADHLGTEHHEVQFDENDVREALDNVIYHLETFDITTIRASIPMYLLSKYIKEKTDTTVVFSGEGADEVAQGYIYFRDAPSAEAAHEESLRLLSDIYLYDGLRADRTTSAFSLELRVPFLDIEFTHHFLGTDPKLRQPQDGVEKYLLRKSFANSDLLPDSILWRHKEAFSDGVASVKKSLFTTIGEIISDRYKEEPTQYKGVQPTTTESKYYRHVFEKSFPGQYNFTPYYWMPKWVEVSDPSARFIKHYAAK